The Pyrenophora tritici-repentis strain M4 chromosome 8, whole genome shotgun sequence genome contains a region encoding:
- a CDS encoding Transformer domain containing protein, with the protein MAPLELQVLESTQRRQRARRHQRGAGKRGGRRDPSLLERLDSNNRAAAPPSTLPARMTESSVPAENVFVFQSKQPASTTPTTATTALYPAQQWPEASTAPVASYLSDSDYIHNRDDVLIEPSTAVAEFSQLSPASPRSVNRLPDLRAIQWVVYWRLYTGSSAGVAINSANGTELSGSTSAIAAAVAGNKLSAASC; encoded by the exons ATGGCCCCGTTAGAGCTGCAGGTTTTAGAGTCAACACAGCGGCGACAGCGAGCTCGCCGGCATCAGCGAGGCGCTGGCAAGCGTGGCGGACGCCGCGACCCCAGTCTACTTGAGCGTCTCGATAGTAACAACAGAGCAGCGGCGCCGCCGTCGACGCTGCCTGCCCGGATGACAGAGTCATCAGTACCGGCGGAGAATGTCTTCGTGTTTCAATCTAAACAGCCAGCCTCCACGACGCCGACGACAGCAACCACGGCGCTGTATCCGGCTCAGCAATGGCCT GAGGCTTCAACAGCGCCCGTTGCAAGCTATCTGTCGGAT AGCGATTATATACACAACCGAGATGA CGTCCTAATCGAGCCGTCAACCGCTGTCGCAGAGTTTTCACAGCTATCGCCAGCCTCACCCCGCTCCGTCAATCGATTACCGGACTTACGAGCAATACAATGGGTTGTATATTGGCGGTTATACACGGGTTCCAGCGCCGGCGTGGCCATCAACAGCGCCAACGGGACTGAGCTATCAGGCTcaacctcagcgattgccGCCGCCGTCGCCGGCAACAAACTATCAGCAGCCTCATGTTAG